The Micromonospora sp. NBC_01740 genome includes a window with the following:
- a CDS encoding diphosphate--fructose-6-phosphate 1-phosphotransferase, which translates to MRLLIGQTGAPTAVVNASLRGFLEGAEGHEVLALRGGPDGLVDGRLTPVTLADVPPAWTHRGGSWLGAGRRAVTGDDLDAAVATLAEHRVEGVALIGGNGTMALLRALTERAEQAGLPLCTAGIPKTVDNDLVGVDHCPGFGSAARYLTRVVPDLARDHAAMRAIEPVRIVETLGRSVGWLALAATWHREDPAHAPHLVLLPEVPFDRADFLRQVDDALHAHGRAFVVTSEGAARELTDEPFEAANHTRILLGGVSRRLAALVTAELGVAARGEVLGMVQRSAGALAGDVDRREATEAGRHAARLLADGRSGLMVGLHRVGTDPYAAGYDPVPLAQVAGHTRPVPAPWRTTDPADLGDFHDWLTPLIA; encoded by the coding sequence ATGCGCCTGCTCATCGGCCAGACCGGCGCGCCGACCGCCGTCGTCAACGCGAGCCTGCGCGGCTTCCTGGAGGGCGCCGAGGGACACGAGGTCCTCGCCCTGCGCGGGGGCCCCGACGGTCTCGTCGACGGCCGGCTCACCCCGGTCACCCTCGCCGACGTCCCGCCAGCCTGGACCCACCGCGGCGGGTCCTGGCTCGGCGCCGGTCGCCGGGCGGTCACCGGCGACGACCTCGACGCGGCGGTCGCGACGCTCGCCGAGCACCGCGTCGAGGGGGTCGCGCTGATCGGCGGCAACGGCACGATGGCGCTGCTGCGGGCCCTCACCGAACGCGCCGAGCAGGCCGGGTTGCCCCTGTGCACCGCGGGCATCCCCAAGACCGTCGACAACGACCTGGTCGGCGTCGACCACTGCCCGGGATTCGGCTCCGCCGCGCGCTACCTGACCCGGGTCGTGCCCGACCTCGCCCGCGACCACGCGGCCATGCGGGCGATCGAGCCGGTACGCATCGTGGAGACCCTGGGCCGGTCGGTGGGCTGGCTGGCGCTGGCCGCGACGTGGCACCGGGAGGACCCGGCACACGCACCGCACCTCGTCCTGCTGCCGGAGGTGCCGTTCGACCGGGCGGACTTCCTGCGCCAGGTCGACGACGCCCTGCACGCGCACGGCCGCGCGTTCGTGGTGACCAGCGAGGGCGCCGCCCGCGAGCTGACCGACGAGCCCTTCGAGGCGGCCAACCACACCAGGATCCTGCTGGGCGGGGTGTCCCGCCGGCTCGCCGCGCTGGTCACCGCCGAACTCGGGGTCGCCGCCCGCGGCGAGGTCCTCGGCATGGTGCAGCGCTCGGCCGGCGCCCTGGCCGGCGACGTCGACCGCCGGGAGGCGACCGAGGCCGGACGGCACGCCGCGCGGCTGCTCGCGGACGGGCGCAGCGGACTCATGGTCGGCCTGCACCGCGTCGGCACCGACCCCTACGCCGCCGGGTACGACCCGGTGCCACTGGCCCAGGTGG